In Mesorhizobium sp. 113-3-3, a genomic segment contains:
- a CDS encoding GcvT family protein: protein MTLPGHAAIVVIGGGIIGCSTAYHLARDHKADVVLLEQGKLTSGSTWHAAGLVGQLRSSASITRVLKYSVDLYRGLEAETGLATGWKMTGCLRLATNADRWTEYKRLATTAKSFGMDMHLLSPAEVKAMWPLMETGDLVGASWLPTDGQASPSDITQSLAKGARMHGAKLYENVRVTGFEMKGGRITAVKTDQGDIACDKVVNCAGQWARQVGAMAGINVPLQPVKHQYIITEKIDGLATDAPTLRDPDRRTYFKEEVGGLVMGGYEPNPQAWTTDLPGGDVPNDWEFRLFDDDYDHFEQHMTQAIARVPALETVGVKQMINGPESFTPDGNFILGTAPECANMFVGAGFNAFGIASGGGAGWVLAQWVVDGEAPLDLWVVDIRRFSNLHRDRQWVCERTLEAYGKHYTIGFPHEEYASGRPRIVSPLYDRLKLQRAVFGSKLGWERPNWFAPQGVEPQDIYSMGRQNWFSAVGDEHRHVREHVGIFDQSSFAKYEFSGPDAAKALDWICANDVSKPVGRLTYTQLLNTRGGIEADLTVARLAEEKFYIVIGTGFRTHDASWISDHIGGGLDAGLTDVTEDFGTLSLMGPRARDVLSAVTDADVSNAGFPFGHVREIAIAGHPVRALRVTYVGELGWELHVPIAATGEVFDALMAAGKTHGIRPVGYRALESLRLEKGYRAWGSDITPNDTPQEAGLGWAVKLRKNTDFVGRRALEKLAGAPLKKRFAGFTVDSPEIVLLGRETILRNGEPVGYLTSGGYGYTIGRNIGYGYVRNAEGVSDDFLASGDYELVVAMERTPAQIHLEPMYDPAAEKVKA from the coding sequence ATGACCTTGCCTGGCCATGCCGCGATCGTCGTCATCGGCGGCGGCATCATCGGCTGCTCGACGGCCTATCATCTGGCGCGCGACCACAAGGCCGACGTCGTGCTGCTCGAACAGGGCAAGCTGACCTCGGGCTCGACCTGGCATGCCGCCGGCCTGGTCGGCCAATTGCGCTCGTCCGCCTCGATCACCCGCGTGCTCAAATATTCGGTCGACCTCTACAGGGGGCTGGAGGCCGAAACTGGCCTTGCCACCGGCTGGAAGATGACCGGCTGCCTGCGGCTCGCCACCAATGCCGACCGCTGGACCGAGTACAAAAGGCTGGCGACCACGGCGAAGAGTTTCGGCATGGACATGCACCTTTTATCCCCGGCCGAAGTCAAGGCGATGTGGCCTTTGATGGAAACCGGCGATCTCGTCGGCGCCTCCTGGCTGCCGACCGACGGCCAGGCCAGCCCCTCCGACATCACGCAGTCGCTGGCCAAGGGCGCGCGGATGCACGGCGCCAAGCTCTATGAGAATGTCCGCGTCACCGGCTTCGAGATGAAGGGCGGCCGCATCACGGCGGTGAAGACCGATCAAGGCGATATCGCCTGCGACAAGGTGGTGAACTGCGCCGGACAATGGGCGCGGCAGGTCGGCGCCATGGCCGGCATCAACGTGCCGCTGCAGCCGGTGAAGCACCAGTACATCATCACCGAGAAGATCGATGGCCTGGCGACCGACGCGCCGACGCTGCGCGACCCTGACCGGCGCACCTACTTCAAGGAAGAGGTCGGCGGGCTGGTGATGGGCGGCTATGAGCCGAACCCGCAGGCATGGACGACCGACCTGCCCGGGGGCGACGTGCCCAACGATTGGGAATTCCGGCTGTTCGACGACGACTACGACCATTTCGAGCAGCATATGACACAGGCGATCGCGCGTGTGCCGGCGCTGGAAACCGTCGGCGTCAAGCAGATGATCAACGGGCCGGAAAGCTTCACGCCGGACGGCAATTTTATTCTCGGCACGGCACCCGAATGCGCCAACATGTTCGTCGGCGCCGGCTTCAACGCCTTCGGCATCGCCTCTGGCGGCGGCGCCGGCTGGGTGCTGGCGCAGTGGGTGGTCGATGGCGAAGCGCCGCTCGACCTGTGGGTGGTCGACATCAGGCGCTTTTCCAACCTGCACCGCGACCGGCAGTGGGTGTGCGAGCGCACGCTGGAGGCCTATGGCAAGCACTACACGATCGGCTTCCCGCACGAGGAATATGCCAGCGGCCGGCCGCGCATCGTCTCGCCGCTATACGACAGGCTGAAGCTGCAGCGCGCCGTGTTCGGCTCCAAGCTCGGCTGGGAGCGGCCGAACTGGTTCGCGCCGCAAGGCGTCGAGCCGCAGGACATCTATTCCATGGGCCGGCAGAACTGGTTTTCGGCGGTCGGCGACGAGCACCGGCATGTGCGCGAGCATGTCGGCATCTTCGACCAGTCGTCCTTCGCCAAATACGAATTTAGCGGCCCTGACGCAGCCAAGGCGCTGGACTGGATCTGCGCCAACGACGTCAGCAAGCCGGTCGGCCGGCTGACCTACACGCAGCTCCTCAACACGCGCGGCGGCATCGAGGCCGACCTGACCGTGGCGAGGCTGGCGGAGGAGAAATTCTACATCGTCATCGGCACCGGTTTCCGCACGCATGATGCCTCGTGGATCAGCGACCATATAGGCGGGGGCCTCGATGCCGGGTTGACCGATGTCACCGAGGATTTCGGCACGCTGTCGCTGATGGGCCCCCGGGCCCGCGACGTGCTCAGCGCGGTGACCGATGCCGATGTGTCGAATGCCGGCTTCCCATTCGGACATGTGCGCGAGATCGCCATCGCCGGCCACCCGGTTCGGGCGCTGCGTGTCACCTATGTCGGCGAGCTCGGCTGGGAACTGCATGTGCCGATCGCGGCGACAGGCGAAGTCTTCGACGCGCTGATGGCCGCCGGCAAGACGCACGGCATCCGCCCGGTCGGCTACCGGGCGCTGGAATCGCTGCGGCTGGAAAAGGGCTACCGCGCCTGGGGTTCCGACATCACACCCAACGACACGCCGCAGGAAGCCGGGCTCGGCTGGGCGGTCAAGCTCCGGAAGAACACCGATTTCGTCGGACGGCGCGCGCTGGAGAAGCTTGCCGGCGCGCCGTTGAAGAAGCGCTTTGCCGGCTTCACGGTCGACAGTCCCGAAATCGTGCTGCTCGGCCGCGAGACCATCCTGCGCAATGGCGAGCCGGTCGGCTATCTGACCAGCGGCGGCTACGGCTACACGATCGGCAGGAACATCGGCTACGGCTACGTGCGCAACGCCGAGGGGGTGAGCGACGATTTCCTCGCCTCGGGCGACTACGAGCTGGTCGTCGCAATGGAGCGGACGCCGGCCCAAATCCATCTCGAGCCGATGTACGATCCGGCAGCGGAGAAGGTAAAGGCCTAG
- a CDS encoding class I SAM-dependent DNA methyltransferase, translating into MTDGKHLGALSAAYAATRPEEVAALYDRWSQTYDADMSAAGYRHPTICLALIARHLPRGAAPLLDAGAGTGLIGEWLDISGYPQVEALDISQGMLDQAARKGVYSALHCLALGGTLPFADNAYAGIVSAGVFTSGHVGVEGLDELIRICRPGGVIVLTVKNTLWDQGFAARIAELEAQGVVTRAEETRPYVSMPGEADTVPSRGLALRVS; encoded by the coding sequence ATGACGGACGGTAAACATTTGGGTGCGCTCAGCGCGGCCTATGCGGCGACGCGGCCAGAGGAAGTGGCGGCGCTGTATGACCGCTGGTCGCAGACCTATGATGCCGACATGTCGGCCGCCGGTTATCGTCATCCGACGATCTGCCTTGCTCTGATCGCCCGCCATTTGCCGCGTGGCGCGGCGCCGTTGCTCGATGCCGGCGCGGGCACCGGGCTCATCGGCGAATGGCTCGATATATCAGGCTATCCGCAAGTCGAGGCGCTGGACATCTCGCAGGGCATGCTCGACCAGGCCGCCCGCAAGGGCGTCTATTCCGCGCTGCATTGTCTCGCGCTCGGCGGCACGCTGCCCTTTGCCGACAATGCCTATGCCGGGATCGTCTCGGCCGGGGTCTTCACCTCAGGCCATGTCGGCGTCGAAGGGCTGGACGAGTTGATCCGCATCTGCCGGCCCGGCGGGGTGATCGTGCTGACGGTCAAGAACACGCTGTGGGATCAGGGTTTTGCCGCACGCATCGCCGAGCTCGAAGCGCAAGGCGTCGTCACCCGTGCCGAAGAAACGCGCCCCTATGTCTCGATGCCGGGCGAGGCTGATACCGTGCCCAGCCGCGGCCTTGCATTGCGTGTGAGCTAG
- a CDS encoding phosphotransferase family protein, translating into MATDEARAKLAAIPVLAGYTGPLERLGGLTNLVFRAGDLCLRIPGKGTEEYINRANEAVAAREAAKAGVSPEVLHADAGVMVTRFIAGAVTMSPEKFRERPGSPARAGEAFRKLHASGAVFPFRFELFSMIDDYLKVLSTKDVALPAGYHEVVREAGSVRSALAAHPLPLVACHCDPLCENFLDTGERMWIVDWEYSGMNDPLWDLGDLSVEGKFDAAQDEELMRAYFGGEARPAERGRVVIYKAMCDLLWTLWGLIQLANNNPVDDFRAYADGRFARCTALMETPEFSRHLAAVRMG; encoded by the coding sequence ATGGCGACGGACGAGGCGCGGGCGAAACTGGCTGCCATTCCGGTGCTGGCCGGCTATACCGGGCCGCTGGAGCGTCTTGGCGGCCTCACCAACCTCGTCTTCAGGGCCGGCGATCTCTGCCTGCGCATTCCAGGCAAAGGCACCGAGGAGTACATCAACCGCGCCAACGAAGCGGTGGCCGCGCGTGAAGCGGCAAAGGCGGGAGTCAGTCCCGAAGTGCTGCATGCCGATGCCGGCGTGATGGTGACACGCTTCATCGCCGGCGCCGTGACGATGTCGCCGGAGAAATTCCGGGAGCGGCCGGGCAGTCCGGCCCGGGCTGGCGAAGCCTTCCGCAAGCTGCACGCGTCGGGTGCGGTGTTCCCCTTCCGCTTCGAACTGTTTTCGATGATCGACGATTATCTCAAGGTGCTTTCGACCAAGGACGTCGCCCTGCCCGCCGGATACCATGAGGTGGTGCGCGAGGCCGGCAGCGTGCGCTCGGCGCTGGCCGCCCATCCGCTCCCCCTCGTCGCCTGCCATTGCGATCCACTCTGCGAGAATTTTCTCGATACGGGCGAGCGGATGTGGATCGTCGACTGGGAATATTCGGGGATGAACGACCCGCTCTGGGACCTTGGCGACCTCAGTGTCGAAGGTAAATTCGACGCCGCGCAGGACGAAGAGCTGATGCGCGCCTATTTCGGCGGCGAGGCGAGGCCGGCGGAGCGCGGCCGCGTCGTCATCTACAAGGCCATGTGCGATCTGCTCTGGACACTGTGGGGGCTGATCCAGCTGGCCAATAACAATCCCGTCGACGATTTCCGCGCCTATGCCGACGGCCGTTTCGCCCGCTGCACGGCGCTGATGGAGACGCCGGAGTTTTCACGGCATCTGGCGGCCGTGCGTATGGGTTAA
- a CDS encoding DUF805 domain-containing protein — MGSFSIWHWLIVLILIGLPLVFVLRAAPAGANRFGEMPPSMNFGEAVSSFFRNYVGFSGRASRSEFWYSYFFIFIVSVILVIVDAVLNNEIVSSIWNLAVLLPTLAMTARRLHDINRSGWHQLLAALFPIGTIALIIWYCKKSDDTVTLGEIERVFR; from the coding sequence ATGGGTAGTTTCTCTATATGGCATTGGCTGATCGTTTTGATCCTGATCGGCTTGCCGCTGGTATTTGTTCTAAGAGCAGCGCCAGCTGGCGCCAATCGGTTCGGAGAAATGCCGCCTTCGATGAATTTTGGCGAAGCTGTTTCCAGCTTTTTTCGAAACTATGTGGGTTTCTCAGGCAGGGCGAGCCGCTCGGAATTCTGGTATTCTTATTTCTTCATTTTCATTGTCTCCGTCATTCTGGTGATAGTTGACGCCGTCCTGAACAATGAAATTGTCTCATCGATTTGGAATCTTGCCGTCCTTCTTCCGACACTCGCCATGACCGCTCGCCGGCTGCATGACATCAACAGAAGCGGTTGGCATCAACTCCTTGCGGCATTGTTCCCCATCGGCACCATCGCGCTGATCATTTGGTATTGCAAAAAGTCTGACGATACAGTGACGTTGGGTGAGATAGAGCGGGTTTTCAGGTAG
- a CDS encoding DMT family transporter: MTQPVAQNSTIRNVLLAGILLMLAGDFLFALNDAMGKWLVASFSVGQVVLIRSIGAFFVLGPMIAHQGTAKLFRMERLELQILRVVMTTLDTALFYAAVVYLPLADVMSFYMAGPIYVAALSHLLLGEKVGWRRWVAILLGFCGVVIMLKPSSAAFSLSSSFALAGSVAFAFAIILNRRLRGTSDTNLVTWQTIGTLLVGGVLTIGAWQTPSALDFGAMLLLGIVSCGAHLMITRALKLAPASTLAPLHYTLLLWAVVFGLVFFGDVPSTRILIGSGIVVLAGLFIFHRQKVVDTTVPPENVPKGVN, translated from the coding sequence ATGACGCAGCCCGTGGCGCAGAATTCCACCATCAGGAACGTGCTTCTGGCCGGCATTCTGCTGATGCTGGCCGGCGACTTCCTGTTTGCGCTGAACGATGCGATGGGCAAATGGCTGGTCGCCAGCTTCTCCGTCGGCCAGGTGGTGCTGATCCGCTCCATCGGCGCCTTCTTCGTGCTCGGGCCGATGATCGCGCATCAAGGCACCGCCAAGCTGTTTCGCATGGAAAGGCTCGAGCTGCAGATCTTGCGTGTCGTCATGACCACGCTCGACACCGCGCTCTTCTATGCCGCGGTCGTCTATCTGCCGCTTGCCGACGTCATGAGTTTCTACATGGCGGGGCCGATCTATGTCGCGGCGCTGTCGCATCTGCTGCTTGGCGAAAAGGTCGGCTGGCGCCGCTGGGTGGCGATCCTGCTCGGCTTCTGCGGCGTGGTGATCATGCTGAAGCCTTCCTCGGCGGCGTTCTCGCTGTCATCGAGCTTCGCGCTCGCCGGCAGCGTTGCCTTCGCCTTCGCCATCATCCTCAATCGGCGGCTGCGCGGCACCAGCGACACCAATCTGGTGACATGGCAGACGATCGGCACGCTGCTGGTCGGTGGCGTGCTGACCATCGGCGCCTGGCAGACGCCCTCGGCGCTCGATTTCGGCGCCATGCTGCTGCTCGGTATTGTTTCCTGCGGCGCGCATCTGATGATCACGCGGGCGCTCAAGCTGGCGCCGGCCTCGACGCTGGCGCCGCTGCACTACACGCTGCTGCTATGGGCCGTGGTGTTCGGGCTGGTGTTCTTTGGCGACGTTCCCAGTACACGCATCCTGATCGGCTCCGGCATCGTCGTTCTGGCCGGCCTGTTCATCTTCCACCGCCAGAAGGTGGTCGACACCACGGTGCCGCCCGAAAACGTGCCGAAAGGCGTGAATTAA
- a CDS encoding amidohydrolase family protein: MDFDLIVRGGTLPDGRIADIGISGETIAAIELKLQGSARAEVDASGNLVSPPFVDPHFHMDATLSYGIPRINASGTLLEGIALWGELKPLLTHEAVRDRALAYCDWAVSMGLLAIRTHVDVCDDRLLAVEALLDVKKAIAPYIDLQLVAFPQDGFYRSPKARENTLRALDMGVDIVGGIPHFERTMADGTRSVTELCEIAAKRGLMVDLHCDETDDPLSRHIEQLAYETQRLGLQGKVAGSHLTSMHSMDNYYVSKLLPLIAEAGVSAIPNPLINIMLQGRHDTFPKRRGLTRVKEMQALGIRVGWGQDCVLDPWYSLGTADMLDVAFMGLHVAQMSSPADMARCFDMVTNVNAAIMGLDHLGLAVGKRASLVVLDAGNPIEALRLRAERICVIARGKVVAERTRQDTRLSIPGRPALVNRRHKAM, translated from the coding sequence ATGGATTTCGACCTTATCGTTCGTGGCGGCACGCTGCCGGATGGCAGGATTGCCGATATCGGCATCAGCGGCGAGACGATCGCCGCGATCGAGCTCAAATTGCAGGGTTCCGCCCGGGCCGAGGTCGATGCCAGCGGCAATCTGGTCTCGCCGCCTTTTGTCGACCCGCATTTCCATATGGATGCAACGCTGTCCTATGGCATTCCGCGCATCAACGCCTCGGGCACGCTGTTGGAAGGCATTGCGCTATGGGGTGAGTTGAAGCCGCTTTTGACGCATGAGGCGGTGCGCGACCGGGCGCTCGCCTATTGCGACTGGGCGGTGTCGATGGGCCTGCTCGCCATCCGCACCCATGTCGACGTCTGCGACGACAGGCTGCTGGCGGTCGAGGCCCTGCTCGACGTCAAGAAAGCGATCGCGCCCTATATCGACCTGCAACTGGTGGCTTTCCCGCAGGACGGCTTTTACCGCTCGCCGAAGGCACGTGAAAACACCCTTCGTGCGCTGGACATGGGCGTCGACATCGTCGGCGGCATTCCGCATTTCGAGCGCACCATGGCCGATGGCACGCGCTCGGTGACCGAGCTCTGCGAGATCGCGGCCAAACGCGGCCTGATGGTCGACCTGCATTGCGACGAGACCGACGACCCGCTGTCGCGCCATATCGAGCAGCTGGCCTATGAAACGCAGCGCCTCGGCCTGCAGGGCAAGGTGGCCGGCTCGCACCTCACCTCCATGCATTCGATGGACAATTACTATGTCTCGAAGCTGCTGCCGTTGATTGCCGAGGCCGGCGTTTCCGCCATCCCCAACCCGCTGATCAACATCATGCTTCAGGGCCGTCACGATACCTTCCCGAAGCGGCGCGGCCTGACCCGGGTCAAGGAGATGCAGGCGCTCGGCATCCGTGTCGGCTGGGGTCAGGATTGCGTGCTCGATCCCTGGTATTCGCTGGGCACCGCCGACATGCTGGACGTCGCCTTCATGGGCCTGCATGTCGCGCAAATGTCGAGCCCGGCCGACATGGCGCGCTGCTTCGACATGGTCACCAACGTCAACGCCGCCATCATGGGTCTCGACCATCTCGGCCTGGCGGTCGGCAAGCGCGCCAGCCTCGTGGTCCTCGACGCCGGCAATCCGATCGAGGCCCTGCGCCTGCGCGCCGAGCGCATCTGCGTCATCGCCAGGGGCAAGGTGGTGGCGGAACGGACGAGGCAGGATACAAGGCTTTCCATCCCGGGCAGGCCGGCATTGGTCAACCGCAGGCACAAAGCCATGTAG
- a CDS encoding ABC transporter ATP-binding protein, translating into MFRFFRSTENQRLVARLVRESFREHMFGYGAAILSMLVVAGMTAASAWILREITNEFVIDKRVDRVNMIAAAVAGIFVLKGLANFVQAYFMSRVGNAIIADRQRKIYDRILAQGIEFYHSTSSSDLITRMTNNAQAARNVLDLIVTSYVRDLVTLLALIGVMVWQQPVLSLICFVAGPVAIYGVNRILKRVRKFAAMEFRSVGQIIQVMQETAIGVRVVKSFNLEGLMRKRMYKAVADVEDRANNIAALEAVTSPVMETLAGLAIAGAVMVSGLLVLQGGQMPGNIMAFIAALLLAYEPAKRLARVRISLESGIVGVRMMFQLADAPLTLAERPDAKPLLAGPGEIRFDTVSFAYQNGPPVLDGFDLTLAPGKMTALVGPSGGGKSTILNLIMRMYDPNSGRVLLDGQDISHATLASLREKIAYVSQDTFLFAGTIMHNIRLGRQDATDNEVIAAAKAANAHDFIMAQAKGYETDVGENGGLLSGGQRQRISIARAMLRNAEILLLDEATSALDAESEALFRDALQQLTEGRTTIVIAHRLSTVHQADTIVVLEGGKVVESGPHRELLTQGGLYQKLYEYQLMP; encoded by the coding sequence TTGTTTCGTTTCTTCCGCTCGACGGAAAACCAGCGCCTCGTCGCAAGGCTGGTCAGGGAATCGTTCCGGGAGCATATGTTCGGATATGGCGCGGCCATTCTATCGATGCTGGTGGTGGCCGGCATGACCGCGGCCAGCGCCTGGATCCTGCGCGAAATCACCAATGAATTCGTGATCGACAAGCGGGTCGACCGCGTCAACATGATTGCCGCGGCGGTCGCCGGGATCTTCGTCCTCAAGGGCCTCGCCAATTTCGTCCAGGCCTATTTCATGAGCCGGGTCGGCAATGCCATCATCGCCGACCGACAGCGCAAGATCTACGACCGTATCCTGGCGCAAGGCATCGAATTCTACCATTCGACCTCGTCATCCGACCTGATCACCCGCATGACCAACAATGCCCAGGCGGCACGCAACGTGCTCGACCTGATCGTCACCTCCTATGTGCGCGATCTGGTGACCCTGCTTGCCTTGATTGGTGTCATGGTCTGGCAGCAGCCGGTGCTGTCACTGATCTGCTTCGTCGCCGGGCCCGTGGCCATCTATGGCGTCAACCGCATCCTGAAGCGCGTGCGCAAGTTCGCGGCCATGGAGTTCCGCTCGGTTGGCCAGATCATTCAGGTGATGCAGGAAACCGCTATCGGCGTGCGCGTGGTCAAATCCTTCAACCTCGAAGGCTTGATGCGCAAGCGCATGTACAAGGCGGTGGCGGACGTCGAGGATCGGGCCAACAACATTGCCGCGCTGGAAGCGGTGACCAGCCCGGTGATGGAGACGCTGGCCGGGCTGGCGATCGCCGGCGCCGTCATGGTCAGCGGTCTCCTGGTTCTGCAGGGCGGCCAGATGCCGGGTAACATCATGGCATTCATCGCGGCGCTGCTGCTCGCCTATGAACCGGCAAAGCGCCTCGCGCGCGTGCGCATCTCGCTGGAAAGCGGCATCGTCGGCGTGCGCATGATGTTCCAGCTCGCCGACGCGCCGCTGACACTGGCCGAGAGGCCCGATGCAAAGCCACTTCTGGCGGGACCGGGCGAGATCCGGTTCGATACCGTCAGCTTCGCCTATCAGAACGGCCCGCCGGTGCTCGATGGTTTCGACCTCACCCTTGCGCCCGGCAAGATGACGGCGCTGGTCGGGCCCTCCGGCGGCGGCAAGTCGACGATCCTGAACCTGATCATGCGCATGTACGACCCCAACAGCGGCAGGGTGCTGCTCGACGGTCAGGACATTTCCCACGCGACGCTCGCCTCACTGCGGGAAAAGATCGCCTATGTCAGCCAGGACACGTTCCTGTTCGCCGGCACCATCATGCACAACATCCGGCTTGGGCGGCAGGACGCGACCGACAACGAGGTGATTGCCGCGGCCAAGGCCGCCAACGCGCATGACTTCATCATGGCGCAGGCGAAGGGCTATGAGACCGACGTCGGCGAGAATGGCGGGCTCTTGTCGGGCGGCCAGCGCCAACGCATCTCGATCGCGCGCGCCATGCTGCGCAACGCCGAAATCCTGCTCTTGGACGAGGCGACCAGCGCGCTCGACGCCGAATCCGAAGCGCTGTTCCGCGACGCGCTGCAGCAGCTGACCGAGGGCCGCACGACGATCGTCATCGCGCACCGCCTGTCGACCGTGCACCAGGCCGACACGATCGTGGTGCTGGAAGGCGGCAAGGTGGTGGAGAGCGGGCCACATCGAGAGCTGCTCACGCAGGGCGGGCTCTACCAGAAGCTTTATGAGTACCAGTTGATGCCGTGA
- the ilvD gene encoding dihydroxy-acid dehydratase, translating into MPAYRSRTTTHGRNMAGARGLWRATGMKDSDFGKPIIAVVNSFTQFVPGHVHLKDLGQLVAREIEKAGGVAKEFNTIAVDDGIAMGHDGMLYSLPSRELIADSVEYMVNAHCADAMVCISNCDKITPGMLMASLRLNIPTVFVSGGPMEAGKVVLAGKTQALDLVDAMVAAADDKISDEDVKVIERSACPTCGSCSGMFTANSMNCLTEALGLSLPGNGSTLATHADRKRLFVEAGHLIVDLAQRYYEQDDESALPRSIASKGAFENAMTLDIAMGGSTNTVLHILAAAHEGEVDFTMEDIDRLSRRVPVLCKVAPAKSDVHMEDVHRAGGIMAILGQLDNAGLLNRDLPTVHTASLGEALDHWDISRTSSQNVRDFFLAAPGGVPTQVAFSQDRRWDDLDLDREKGVIRSAETPFSKDGGLAVLKGNLALDGCIVKTAGVDESILKFTGPARVFESQDASVKAILSNEIKAGDVVVIRYEGPRGGPGMQEMLYPTSYLKSKGLGKACALVTDGRFSGGTSGLSIGHASPEAAEGGTIGLVQEGDTIEIDIPNRTIRLAVSDEELEARRAAMEAKGALAWKPEEKRKRKVTTALRAYAAFATSADKGAVRHVPE; encoded by the coding sequence ATGCCTGCCTATCGCTCCCGCACCACCACCCATGGCCGCAACATGGCCGGCGCCCGCGGCCTGTGGCGCGCCACCGGCATGAAGGACTCGGATTTCGGCAAGCCGATCATCGCGGTGGTCAATTCCTTCACGCAGTTCGTGCCGGGCCATGTGCATTTGAAGGACCTCGGCCAGTTGGTGGCGCGCGAGATCGAGAAGGCCGGCGGCGTCGCCAAGGAGTTCAACACCATCGCCGTCGACGACGGCATCGCCATGGGCCATGACGGCATGCTCTATTCGCTGCCGTCGCGCGAGCTGATCGCCGATTCCGTCGAATACATGGTCAACGCCCACTGCGCCGACGCCATGGTCTGCATCTCCAATTGCGACAAGATCACCCCCGGCATGCTGATGGCCTCGCTGCGGCTCAACATCCCGACCGTCTTCGTCTCCGGCGGGCCGATGGAAGCCGGCAAGGTGGTGCTGGCCGGCAAGACGCAGGCGCTCGACCTGGTCGACGCGATGGTCGCGGCGGCCGACGACAAGATCTCCGACGAGGACGTCAAGGTCATCGAGCGCTCGGCCTGCCCGACCTGCGGCTCCTGCTCGGGCATGTTCACCGCCAATTCCATGAACTGCCTGACCGAGGCGCTCGGCCTGTCGTTGCCCGGCAACGGCTCCACGCTGGCCACCCACGCCGACCGCAAGCGCCTTTTCGTCGAGGCCGGCCATCTCATCGTCGATCTCGCGCAGCGCTATTACGAGCAGGACGACGAGAGCGCACTGCCGCGTAGCATCGCTTCCAAGGGCGCCTTCGAGAACGCCATGACGCTCGACATCGCCATGGGCGGCTCGACCAACACCGTGCTGCACATCCTGGCCGCCGCCCATGAGGGCGAGGTCGACTTCACCATGGAAGACATCGACCGGTTGTCGCGGCGGGTTCCGGTGCTCTGCAAGGTGGCGCCGGCCAAGTCCGACGTCCACATGGAAGACGTCCACCGCGCCGGCGGCATCATGGCCATCCTGGGCCAGCTCGACAATGCCGGGCTGCTCAACCGCGACCTGCCGACCGTGCACACCGCGAGCCTCGGCGAGGCGCTCGATCACTGGGATATTTCCCGCACCTCCAGCCAGAACGTCCGCGACTTCTTCCTTGCCGCCCCCGGCGGCGTGCCGACGCAGGTCGCCTTCAGCCAGGACCGCCGCTGGGACGATCTCGATCTCGACCGCGAGAAGGGCGTCATCCGTTCGGCGGAAACGCCGTTCTCGAAAGACGGCGGCCTTGCCGTGCTCAAGGGCAATCTGGCGCTCGACGGCTGTATCGTGAAGACGGCCGGCGTCGATGAGTCGATCCTGAAGTTCACCGGCCCGGCGCGGGTGTTCGAAAGCCAGGACGCCTCGGTCAAGGCCATCCTCTCCAACGAGATCAAGGCCGGCGATGTTGTCGTCATCCGCTATGAGGGCCCGCGCGGCGGCCCCGGCATGCAGGAAATGCTCTATCCGACCAGCTATCTGAAGTCGAAGGGCCTGGGCAAGGCCTGCGCGCTGGTCACCGACGGCCGCTTCTCCGGCGGTACGTCTGGTCTGTCGATCGGTCATGCGTCGCCGGAAGCCGCCGAAGGCGGCACGATCGGGCTGGTGCAGGAGGGCGACACGATCGAGATCGACATCCCCAACCGCACCATCCGCCTTGCCGTCAGCGATGAAGAGCTTGAAGCACGCCGGGCGGCGATGGAAGCCAAGGGCGCCCTGGCCTGGAAGCCCGAGGAAAAGCGCAAGCGCAAGGTGACGACCGCGCTGCGCGCCTACGCCGCCTTCGCCACCAGCGCCGACAAGGGCGCGGTGCGGCACGTGCCGGAGTGA
- a CDS encoding ArsR/SmtB family transcription factor — MDQLDATFAALADPTRRAILARLIQGEASVMELAEPFAMSQPSISKHLKVLENAGLISRGRDAQRRPCRLEAKPLADANDWLERYRKIWEGNFQRLDALLGAMKAEKAPDSTDQ; from the coding sequence ATGGACCAGCTGGACGCCACTTTTGCCGCACTCGCCGATCCGACACGCCGAGCCATCCTGGCCCGGCTCATCCAGGGCGAAGCATCCGTGATGGAACTCGCAGAGCCCTTCGCGATGAGCCAGCCCTCGATCTCCAAGCACCTCAAGGTGCTGGAAAACGCCGGGCTGATTTCGCGTGGCCGCGACGCGCAGCGCCGGCCCTGCCGGTTGGAGGCAAAACCGCTGGCCGACGCCAATGACTGGCTGGAGCGTTATCGCAAGATCTGGGAAGGCAACTTCCAGCGCCTCGACGCGCTGCTTGGCGCGATGAAGGCCGAGAAAGCCCCCGACAGTACCGACCAATAG